From a single Brassica napus cultivar Da-Ae chromosome C9, Da-Ae, whole genome shotgun sequence genomic region:
- the LOC106399354 gene encoding 39S ribosomal protein L41-A, mitochondrial: MTLGLLSAIGRSFRRKRASSLDILSPKRAPRDFYKGKNCKSTGFHTKKGGYVVQPDKLPNYVIPDLTGFKLKPYVSQCPVEVNKTTGSTEASK; encoded by the exons ATGACGCTAGGGTTGTTATCGGCGATTGGAAGATCTTTCCGACGGAAGAGAGCGTCGTCACTTGATATTCTCTCCCCAAAACGAGCTCCAAGAGACTTCTACAAGGGCAAAAACTGCAAATCTACTGGTTTCCACACCAAAAAAG GAGGATATGTTGTGCAGCCAGATAAATTGCCAAACTACGTGATCCCTGATCTGACCGGCTTTAAG ctgAAACCATATGTATCTCAGTGTCCTGTCGAGGTCAACAAAACAACTGGGTCAACTGAAGCTTCCAAGTGA